From the genome of Desulfatiglans sp.:
ACAATCACCCAAAGGGTGTGGAAAAACATATTTTCATAATTGGAGTGTCTTATTTCAGTTTTAAATTTATCCATTTTCTTCAGGACTGCCATAATAAAAAAATATCTAATCTCAGCTTTTTAACCTTTTTGAACTACATTTTATTCTTCCCAAACTTTTTTAGCGGACCGATAAACAGGTACAACTCATTCTCAGGTAATTTGAATGATAAGCAATCGATTAAGTTCTCAGACTATCCGGAGGGTGGTAAACGAATTATAAACGGTCTGTTTAAAAAGGTTGTCCTTGCAAATAACCTGTTGCCTTTTTCCATAGTTGCCCTTGATTTAACAGACCCTTCTTTGACTCCGCTAAAAGCGATTTTAGGTATTTATGCCTATATGCTTTATGCCTATTTTGATTTTTCAGGTTATTCAGATATGGCGATAGGCGGTGGAAAAATGGTAGGCATAGATTTGCCTGAAAATTTTAATTACCCATTTTTCAAACGAAATCTCCAGCAATTCTGGGCAAATTGGCACATGTCTCTTACGCAGTGGCTGACTGATTATATATACTGGCCTCTTGTGCGGAAGATGCGCCATGTTCCTAGCCTACGGAAACTACCCGTAACAAATTCAAATATCTGTATTATTATTACTTTCATGGTCTGTGGAATCTGGCATGGTGATGGAATACACTTTTTTCTATGGGGGAGTTACCATGGTATTGGTTTGGCATTATTAAATGTTTATACGTATATTGAAAAAAAATATTTTAAGAAGGAATGGATTTACTTTATTAACAGAACAAAATTAGGTTATTCAATTAGTACCCTAATAACTTTTCAGTATGCAGCATTCGGGTTTCTGCTTTTTGGTTATAATATTGAACAATTAAAAATGTTTTTTGGAATTTTTATATAAGTCTTTTAACCTGTTAAGATGGTAAATTATAAAATAAAAAAAATTAGCCTCTTGATTGTGATAATAACTCTGGACTGCCTCATTGCTGCCGGTTTCGCAGAAGTATGGATCAGGTTATTTATCCCAACCAGAAATATATGCTATTTGACAGATAAAGATATCGGTGTACGGTTTTGCCCCAACCAGAAAACATGGGGTCATGTGGAAAAAAATTATAAAAATGAATTCATAACCAATAGCCTTGGCTTTCATGATATCGAACGGGAGATAGCTAAGCCAGAAAATACATATCGAATTCATATTTATGGGGATTCAATGGTTCAGGGAAAAGCCCTTAAAATTGAAGATACTTTATCGAGCTTAGTGGAAAGGTATTTTAACTCACAAAGCTTAAATAAAAAATATGAAGTGGTAAATATGGCATCTGGAGATGATTCAACAAGTAATCAAATTCGGACGTATGAAGTCATAGGGACAAAATTCAAACCGGACCTTGTAGTATGCTATTTCATGAATAATGATTTTTTTGATAATGTTCAATCACTGCACATTAAAGAATATTCTCCTTACCATAAAATCGGAGAGAATGATAAACTTGTATACATCCCCCCAGTCCCCAAGAATCATGATTCTTTATGGGAAAGATTTAAGCAGAGTTCGCTTCTCTACCGCTTAATAACGAATAAACTGTTTGAGAGCAGGTTTTATAACGATTTAAATGTTCTGAAAGCGGATATCCTTAGCTATCTGAAACATAGCCGAAATAATGGTGATTCAAACGAAGCTTTAAATTACGATGAAATGGTCAGAACCACAATCGCCAATGAAGCCTGGCCTCTAACCTTAAGACTGGTAAAATATTTTAAGGAACAGGTTGAAGGAAATGGTTCTAAATTTCTTTTGGTAGACGGGTCTGGTTTTGAAAACAATCCTGTAGGAAAAACATACTCAAATAAAGACCTGGAAGAGTATTGTTTTGAAAATGAAATTGATTACATTCATGTGTATGAGAAATACAATGAGATATTTTCACACAAAGACCGCGGAAAATATCTGCTTAATGACAACCACCCCACGCCTTATGCAAACAGGGAAATAGCCCTGTTCTTTGCAGAAAAGCTGGAAAAATTTTTAATGAACAACAATAAGAAAATTTCGATGAAAATAAACCAGTAAAAGAGATAGGTGAACGTAAATGATGGAAAAGGAAACCCATGAGAAAATAAAAAATATGATCAAGCTACATGCTTTAATATTTATTTATATTATACAGATACTATTTATTATTATGTATACTGAACCAGAAATTCAACCTTTTGTATATGTTAGATTTTAATAAACGGATGACACACTCTAAACTAAATATCCTGATAACCGTTGACCTTGAAGACTGGTTTCAGGTTGAAAATTTCAAACAATATATCCCTTTTTCATCATGGTCTGAGCGAAAATTAAGGGTAGAAAAAAATGCTCACATGCTTCTTGATCTTTTTGATTCAAGTGAAACCAGTGGAAAAATAGAAATTAGTAGACTGAATTATGCAGATATAAACTCGAATCAACATCCGGTTATCAACAATGACCACCAAGCATCGTTTATCAAGCCTTCGGTATCAAATAAAATTAGAGCTACTTTCTTTATTTTAGGCTGGATAGCTGATCGCCTGCCGCAGCTCGTACAGGAAATAGAACGCAGGGGTCATGAGGTTGCTTCCCATGGCTACAGACATGATCTATGCACCAGCCAAACTAAGCTTGATTTGCAGAATGATCTCATTAAGAGCAAGCATATATTAGAAGATCTAACAGGGAAAGCCGTACTGGGATATCGCGCTCCCAGCTTTGTAATAAATCAAGATATGTTGAAGATTATTCAGGGATGCGGATTTCTGTATGACTCAAGTTACAATTCGTTCACACTGCATGACAGATATGGTCATATTGATATCCCAAAAGATCAAAATAAAAGGTTAGCTTTTGAATTAATCGATAATTTTTATGAAATCCCGGTCAGTAATCTGATCGTTGCTAATCAGGTCCTACCATGGGGTGGAGGCGGGTATTTCAGGCTAATACCATTTTTTATATATAGTTTAGGTGTAAAGCTTAATCTTAAAAAAAATGATGGATTTGTTTTTTATATTCATCCATGGGAATTAGATCCTGAACAACCCCGTGTAAAGGAAGCGGCACCTTTCTTAAGGTTCAGGCATTATACTAATTTGAAAAAAACAGAAACTAAACTTAAAAAATTTATTAATGCTTTCAATGAGTGCAATTTCATCACCTGTCAACAATATATTCATTATAATAGTAAGCAATAATATAAGTAACATTATTTCATAATATCGAATCTCAAATATTGTTTTTTCAAATCTCAAATGACCCTTACTATTAAAAAAATGGAAGCCACTGACAGGATACTTTGGGATGAGTATGTTATTAATCACCCTCAGGCAACACTGTACCATTTATCAAACTGGAAAGATATAATAGAGGGTGTATATGGGCATAAAACTTTTTATTTGATAGCAATGGATAGCTCAAAGATCAAGAATGGAAAATCAGAACAAAAATCGAAATTTTATAATAATAATTCCAATATAGCAGGTATTCTACCTCTTACACATCTTAACAGTATAATATTCAATAACAGTCTTATATCAATACCTTTCTTCGATCTTGGCGGGGTATTGGCAGATAATGAAGATATAGAAAAAGAACTGATTCTTGAAGCAGTAAATATTGGACAGGAATTAAAGGTTGATAATATAGAATTGCGACACACAAAGCCTCTGAATTTTATCCAGGATTTAAGATTAAAAAATCAAAATTTAGGCTATGAGACTCGTGCCCACAAAGTGCGTATGCTGCTTCAATTACCTGATTCATCAGGTGAACTGATGAAATCATTTAAATCCAAGTTAAGAAGCCAAATAAATAAACCTGTTAAGGAAGGTTTAAAAAGCAAGACAGGTGGTATTGAACTGCTTGATGATTTTTATCAGGTTTTTACTGTAAATATGAGAGATCTTGGATCCCCGGTTCATTCCAAAAAGATACTGGAAAAGGTCCTGGTAGAATTTTCGGAAAGTGCCAGAATGGTAATAGTATATAAGGGTACCCTTCCTCTTGCTGGAAGCATAATCATCGGATTTAATAAAATCCTGGAAAATCCCTGGGCATCATCTCTCAGAGACTACAGCCGGTTGAGCCCCAATATGCTTCTTTATTGGACAATGCTGGAATATGCCTGTGATAATGAATTTGAAATTTTTGATTTCGGGAGGTCATCACCTGATGAGGGCACCTATAGATTTAAAGAGCAGTGGGGGGCTACTCCAACCCCTCTAAGCTGGCAATATATCTATTTAAATGGTGGTCCACAGAATGAAGACAAAGATGAAAAAAGTAAATTCGATGCAGCCATCAGATACTGGCAAAAACTGCCTGTCTGGGTGACCAGGATTATTGGTCCAATGATCAGGAAGAATATAGGATTATAAAAAAATGTGTGGAATAGCCGGCAAATATAATATCAAAACGGGCATGTCTGTACCTCATGAACTTATTGAAAAGATGTGTGATAAAATAGAGTACAGGGGGCCTGATGATAAAGGAGTATACACAGCAGGACCTGTTGGGTTGGGTCACAGAAGATTAAGTATCCTGGATCTTTCCGACCTAGGTCATCAGCCTATGTGCTCAGAAGATAAAACAATATGGATAACCTTTAATGGGGAAATTTATAATTTTTTAGAACTAAGAAAAAAACTGATTGAGAAGGGATATACTTTCAGAAGTAACTGTGACACAGAAGTGATAATATATCTTTATAAAGAATACGGAGAGGAGTGCCTTCAGTATCTTCGCGGGATGTTTGCCTTTGCAATCTGGGACAGTGAGCGATCTATCCTATTTATGGCTCGAGATAGAATTGGTAAAAAGCCTTTGTTCTATTATTATAATGGCAATGTTCTAATATTTGCATCTGAAATAAAATCCATATTTGAAGATAAAATAGTCCAGAAGAATATAAATTATGAGGCGCTCAATGATTATTTCAAATATTTATACGTGCCTGATCCAAAGACCATATATCAAAATATTTATAAACTTGAACCTGGACATTTTCTTATTTGTTCAAAGGATGGAATAAAAAATCACGAATACTGGGATATTAAGTTTGATAATGTCAAAACTCAGAGTCTACATGATACATCAAATGAACTGTTGAGCGTCCTTGAAAAGAGCGTAAATTTGAGAATGATAAGTGATGTGCCTTTAGGCGCATTTTTAAGCGGAGGTATTGATTCAAGTGCAATCGTTGCATTAATGTCAAAACAGCAGGACACGCCGGTTAAAACATGTTCCATAGGATTTGATTCGACAAAGTATGACGAAGTTGAGTTTGCTAGAATTATTGCAAAAAAATTTGGCACAGAGCACCATGAGTTTACTGTTAAAGAAAATGCCGAACAGGTACTGAAAAAGCTAACATACTTTTTTGATGAACCTTTCGCAGATTCCTCATCAGTGCCGACTTATTTTGTGTCCAAACTTGCAAAGCAGAAGGTAACAGTAGCCCTGTCAGGGGATGGTGGTGACGAAAACTTTGCCGGATATGAAAAATATTATCTTGATGATATAGAAAATAGAATAAGGTCAAAAATTCCCCGCACAGCCAGGACTCTATTTTTGCCTTTTTTGTCTCGCCTGATAGCCCCATTTAATAACGATCTTTTTAAAAAGGGATCAACGCTCCTGAAAACACTGAGCTATGAATCTGATTATGGTTTTTTTCTAACTAATACGGATTTTGATGATAGCATTTTAAAAAAGGTGTTGAATGAGGATACAATAAGGAAAATTGGAGACTATGATCCATTTTCTGTGACAAGTTACTACTACAATAAAGCTGATACAGATAATCATCTGTCAAAAATTCTTTATACTGATTTAAAAACCTATCTTCCGGGTGATATACTGGTTAAAGTAGACAGGATGAGTATGGCAAATTCTCTGGAGGTAAGGGCGCCTATTCTTGATCATAAAGTTATCGAATTCGCCGCTTCTATCACTCCTGAATATAAATATAACAGAGGAAATAAAAAATATATTTTGAAAGAAGCTTTTAATGGAATATTGCCCAATGAAGTGATTTATAGAAAAAAGACAGGATTTTCTGTCCCTCTGGCCGAGTGGCTTAGGGGGGAGTTGAAAAACATGGCCAGCCAGAGTCTTTTTAATAAAAATGCAGGCATTAATCATTTTTTTAAAATGGATGAAATCAAAAAGTTATGGAATACACACCTGTTAAAAAAAAGAAACTATTCTGGTATTCTTTGGAGTTTGTTCATGTTTGAATTATGGTTTCAGGAATTTATAGAGTGAAGTTGCTTAAAGGCTATTACAGATTGAGAATAGAGTAGAGTTTTAAAAAAATATGAAATTTTCGATTATTATTCCCGCATATAACGAAGAGAAACACCTTCCCGGCTGTCTTGAATCAATAGCCATGCTAAATTACTCAAAAGATGAGTATGAAATTATACTCGTAGACAACGGATCTTCAGATCGCACAATAAAAATAGCTGAATCATACGGGGCCATTATTTTAATAGATAATTCAAAAACTGTTTCCGGTTTAAGAAATCTTGGAGCATCTACTGCGAAGGGAGAAATCCTGGCATTTGTTGATGCTGACTGCATAGTAGATAAAGACTGGCTTAAACAGGCTGAGATATATTCAAGAGATGATGCAGTTCGTGCCTGGGGGTCTCCTCCTGTTATACCTGAGAATGCAAGCTGGGTGCAGGAGGCATGGTATCTTGTCAGACAAAAAGTGGAAGAGGTACAGGAGGTGGATTGGCTGGAATCCATGAATTTGTTTGTTCAAAAAGAGATTTTTTTTTCAATCAATGGTTTTAATGAGAAACTCGTGACATGTGAAGATGTCGATTTCTGTTATAGGCTCAAGGAGTATGGAAGTATCATTTCTGATAAAAAAATAAAAGTCGTTCATCTCGGAGAGGCTGAAACAGTGCGCGAGTTTTTCAAAAAGGAAATATGGAGGGGAAGGAGCAACCTGGCTGGTATTCTGAGCCATGGTTTTTCTCTTAATGAGATGACAAGTCTTTCAATTCCTTTTTATTTTGGCCTGTTCCTTCCTGTAACCCTTGTGATATTCATATTTAATTTTGATCATAGCTGGTTATGGATATGGGTTGTAATTTATCTCCTGCCAACTATAGCCCTGCTTTTAAAATTAAGGAAAAAAAAGATCACATTTAAAAATTTGGGGCGTCTGCTATTCCTGGTACAGGTCTATTTTTTTTCAAGGACAGTTGCTGTTTTAAAAAAAACATAAAGAAAATATTACCCATTTCTAAATGTAACAAGCGAAACTTAAATGTATTTATGAATCTGTGTATCCAATATACTGGAGTAATTCATGGCTAAGGCTGAGATATTTCTTTATATCATTTTAGTCAGCATATTAGCCGCATCGTTTTTCAGGCCATATATTGGTGCTATCGCATATTATCTTATGTCAATATGGGTTCCGCATCCTATATGGCCCTACGTATTTGCCCAAGTGCCTCGCTTAACATTAATTATCGCCGCTGGCACACTTCTAGGGTTTGGCAGAGCAGCATTAACCGGGCGCATTGATTTCACAAAGTTAAAATCCAGGCAAAACATATATTTATTTATCCTGTTGCTTTTTGTAATTTTATCATATGTCTTTCCGCCCTATGATGTGGATACTGGAAAAATAGTTGGTTATATAACTCCTGAAACACTTATTGATAATATGTTGAAAATTATTTTATTTTATTATGTCTTGATTCTAGTGGTAGATGAACTGCATAAACTGAAATATTTGTCTCTTATAATGGTGTTTACAGGCGTTTTTTATGTGTATTGGGGGAATAATGAATATCTATCCGGGAATCTAATGCTATATGGAAATACATTAGTTGGCCCCGGATTGAGAGACTATGAAATGGGGACTGTTTATACTGATGAGAATTGCTTTGCCATGTTATTTGTTACGGTTATACCATTTCTATATTTCATGGGAGTCTATTATAAAAAGAAACTGATAAAATATTTTCTATGGTTGAATATACCTTTTGCCTGGCATTGTATCTTTTTAACAGGGTCAAGAGGAGGTCTGGTCGGGCTTGGTACGGTTACAATGTTTATGGCCCTGAGATCCAAAAAAAAGTTATTTATTGCGGCTATTCCCATTGCCATGATTGCAGCTTTCATATGGCAGGGAGGTGATTATACTAAGAGCAGAGCCGACAGTGCGTTAAACCTGGAGAAAGATAGTTCTGCCCAGCAGCGTTTCCAATCGTGGACTGCCGGGCTTAAAATGACTATAGCTCATCCGCTAACCGGTGTGGGTATTGGAAATTTTCTTGTTGCCTATCGTGATTTCGCAAAGACTGAGCGTTTTGTGGCCCATAATACCCTCATACAATTTTCTTCAGAATGCGGCATGATAGCCGGGTTAATGTATCTTTTACTCTGTTACGGAGTTTTTAAAGATTTTTTAAAGCAGATTAAAATGGAACAGAATAATTTAGACCCTCTACTTATAGCAGTCAATGAATCAGTCACCGGAAGTATGATAGGTTTTTTTGTATGTGCTGTTTTTCTTAACCTTGCCACCTATGAGATTTTTTATTTTTTTCTGGCTTTAAATGCAATAAAATCT
Proteins encoded in this window:
- a CDS encoding glycosyltransferase, giving the protein MKFSIIIPAYNEEKHLPGCLESIAMLNYSKDEYEIILVDNGSSDRTIKIAESYGAIILIDNSKTVSGLRNLGASTAKGEILAFVDADCIVDKDWLKQAEIYSRDDAVRAWGSPPVIPENASWVQEAWYLVRQKVEEVQEVDWLESMNLFVQKEIFFSINGFNEKLVTCEDVDFCYRLKEYGSIISDKKIKVVHLGEAETVREFFKKEIWRGRSNLAGILSHGFSLNEMTSLSIPFYFGLFLPVTLVIFIFNFDHSWLWIWVVIYLLPTIALLLKLRKKKITFKNLGRLLFLVQVYFFSRTVAVLKKT
- a CDS encoding DUF3473 domain-containing protein, with amino-acid sequence MLDFNKRMTHSKLNILITVDLEDWFQVENFKQYIPFSSWSERKLRVEKNAHMLLDLFDSSETSGKIEISRLNYADINSNQHPVINNDHQASFIKPSVSNKIRATFFILGWIADRLPQLVQEIERRGHEVASHGYRHDLCTSQTKLDLQNDLIKSKHILEDLTGKAVLGYRAPSFVINQDMLKIIQGCGFLYDSSYNSFTLHDRYGHIDIPKDQNKRLAFELIDNFYEIPVSNLIVANQVLPWGGGGYFRLIPFFIYSLGVKLNLKKNDGFVFYIHPWELDPEQPRVKEAAPFLRFRHYTNLKKTETKLKKFINAFNECNFITCQQYIHYNSKQ
- a CDS encoding FemAB family PEP-CTERM system-associated protein; translation: MIEGVYGHKTFYLIAMDSSKIKNGKSEQKSKFYNNNSNIAGILPLTHLNSIIFNNSLISIPFFDLGGVLADNEDIEKELILEAVNIGQELKVDNIELRHTKPLNFIQDLRLKNQNLGYETRAHKVRMLLQLPDSSGELMKSFKSKLRSQINKPVKEGLKSKTGGIELLDDFYQVFTVNMRDLGSPVHSKKILEKVLVEFSESARMVIVYKGTLPLAGSIIIGFNKILENPWASSLRDYSRLSPNMLLYWTMLEYACDNEFEIFDFGRSSPDEGTYRFKEQWGATPTPLSWQYIYLNGGPQNEDKDEKSKFDAAIRYWQKLPVWVTRIIGPMIRKNIGL
- the asnB gene encoding asparagine synthase (glutamine-hydrolyzing), which codes for MCGIAGKYNIKTGMSVPHELIEKMCDKIEYRGPDDKGVYTAGPVGLGHRRLSILDLSDLGHQPMCSEDKTIWITFNGEIYNFLELRKKLIEKGYTFRSNCDTEVIIYLYKEYGEECLQYLRGMFAFAIWDSERSILFMARDRIGKKPLFYYYNGNVLIFASEIKSIFEDKIVQKNINYEALNDYFKYLYVPDPKTIYQNIYKLEPGHFLICSKDGIKNHEYWDIKFDNVKTQSLHDTSNELLSVLEKSVNLRMISDVPLGAFLSGGIDSSAIVALMSKQQDTPVKTCSIGFDSTKYDEVEFARIIAKKFGTEHHEFTVKENAEQVLKKLTYFFDEPFADSSSVPTYFVSKLAKQKVTVALSGDGGDENFAGYEKYYLDDIENRIRSKIPRTARTLFLPFLSRLIAPFNNDLFKKGSTLLKTLSYESDYGFFLTNTDFDDSILKKVLNEDTIRKIGDYDPFSVTSYYYNKADTDNHLSKILYTDLKTYLPGDILVKVDRMSMANSLEVRAPILDHKVIEFAASITPEYKYNRGNKKYILKEAFNGILPNEVIYRKKTGFSVPLAEWLRGELKNMASQSLFNKNAGINHFFKMDEIKKLWNTHLLKKRNYSGILWSLFMFELWFQEFIE